The sequence CGGAAGCGGCGACAGTCATGGCAGCGAGTCTAGTGGTGGCCGGTCAGCCCAGTTTTGGGTGCACGCCGGGGATCAGGCCCGCCGCGGCGGACATCCGTTGCAGCAGATGCAGGACGTTCGTGCGCTCGGCGGCCGTCAACGTGGCGGTGATCTCGTCCTCCTGCGCGCGCCCGACGGCGTCGAGTTCCGGGAGCAGCTGGCGGGCCTTGTCGGTCAGCGTCACGGCGAACGCCCGGCGATCGCTCGGGTGCGGCATCCGCTTGACCAGCCCCTGCCCCTCCATCCTGTCGACCACCGTCACCATCACGTTGCGATGGATGTCGAGCTGCGCGGACAGTTGGCGTTGAGACTGGCCGTCGTCCGCCGACAGCGCCTTGAGCACCGCGTAGGTCCGTGGCTCGACACCGAACGGTTGCAGCCGGCGCACGAAGTCCTCGGCGAGGTAGACGCCGAGCTGAGACAGCAGGAACGGGATGCGCTCGTGTAGTGCGCCGATGCCCATCGAGCGCTCGTCCATGCGCCGACACTAGCACTCGCAGTGATAGTCACCTACGGTGATAATCATACAAGATGACTAGTTAGGAGCGCTATGCACATCGCGATCTTCGGCGCCAACGGCCCGACCGGCCGACTGGTGACCCAACGGGTGCTCGAGGCAGGCCACTCTGCCGTCGCGGTGACGCGGCGACCGCGCGACTTCCCGCTCACCGACGACCGGCTGACCGTGGCGCGCGCCGACGCGAAAGACGCCACGGCGGTGAACGACGTCGTCGCCGGGACCGACGCGGTGTTGTCGAGCCTGGGCGTGCCGTTCAGCCTGCGACCGATCGACACCTACTCCGCCGGCGTCGAGAACATCGTGGCGGCCATGCACGCGAACAAGGTCCGCCGGCTGGTCGTGGTGAGTTCGACGGGCGGTCACCACTACCCCGACCGGGTCGATCCGCCGTTCGCACTGCGGATCGTGGAGCCGATCATCACCCGCACAATCGGCAAGAGCACCTACGACGATCAGCGTCGCATGGAGAACATCGTGACCGGCAGCGGGCTCGATTGGACGGTGGTGCGCCCGTCGGGGCTGTTCGATCTGCCGGCGACGACCAGTTACGTTGCCGGAGAAGTGAATCCGGTGGGCGCGTTCACCGCGCGCATCGACCTCGCCGACTACATGACGCGGCTCGCCGCCGACACGGCCACCGCCGAGAAGACCGTCGTCGTCTCGACCACCGAGCAGGTGCCCTCGATGTGGCAGATGATGCGCCGCGAAGCCACCACGGTCGCCTGATCCTTCAGCGCGAGCGGGACAGACTCAGCCGAAGAACTCCGCGGCGTCGTCGTATCGGCTCTGCGGCACCAGCTTCAGCTGACGGGTGGCGTCGGCCAGCGGAACCCGCCCGATCTCCTGCCCGCGCAGCGACACCATCATTCCGTACTCGCCCGCGTGTGCGGCGTCGGCGGCGTTGACGCCGAAGCGGGTGGCCAGCACGCGGTCGAAGGGGGTCGGCGTGCCGCCGCGCTGCACGTGCCCGAGCACGGTGACCCGCACCTCTTTGTTGATGCGCTTCTCGACCTCGACACCGAGCTGCTGCGCGACGCCGGTGAACCGCTCGTGGCCGAACTCGTCGAGTCCGCCCTCGCGCAACTGCATCGTGCCCTCGGCGGGTTTGGCGCCCTCGGCCACCACGCAGATGAAGTGCGAATCGCCCCGCACGAAGCGCGCTTTGATCAGCCGGCAGACCTCCTCGACGTCGAACGGCTGCTCAGGGATCAGCGTCATGTGCGCGCCCGAGGCCAGGCCGGCGTTGAGCGCGATCCAGCCGGCGTGCCGGCCCATCACCTCGACCAGCATCACGCGCTGGTGCGATTCGGCGGTGCTGTGCAGCCGATCGATGGCCTCGCTGGCGACGCCGAGCGCGGTGTCGTGACCGAATGTCACGTCGGTGCAGTCGATGTCGTTGTCGATGGTCTTGGGGACGCCGACCACCGGAACGTTCTCCTCGGACAGCCAGTGCGCGGCGGTCAGCGTCCCTTCGCCGCCGATCGGGATGAGCACGTCGATGCCGTTGTCGTCGAGCGTCTGCTTGATCTGGTCCAGCCCGGCCCGCAACTTCTCCGGATGCACCCGGGCGGTGCCCAGGATGGTGCCGCCCTTGGCCAGCAGCCGATCGTTGCGGTCGTCGTTGGCCAGCTGGACGCGCCGGTTCTCCAGCAGGCCGCGCCAACCGTCCTGAAACCCGACGACCGAAGACCCGTACCGCACGTCGCAGGTGCGCACGACCGCCCGGATCACCGCGTTCAACCCGGGACAGTCGCCACCGCCAGTGAGAACTCCGATCCGCATGGTTCCCATCCTCCCCGAGCGGACCGTTGTTCGCGCCCCTACTCGACGTTTGCGTTCAACCCGGTGCGCTCGGCGGCTACATGGCCGACGGCAACGGGCCCCGCGCGGCCTCGTACGCGGCGCCGACGCGGTAGATCCGGTCGTCGGCCAGCGCAGGTGCCATGATCTGCAGGCCGACGGGCAGGTTGTCGTCGGAGGACAGCCCCGACGGCACCGACATCCCGCAGTGGCCCGCGAGGTTCAGCGGCAGCGTGCACAGATCGAACAGGTACATCGCCAGCGGGTCATCGACCTTCTCCCCGAGACCGAACGCGGTGGTCGGGGTGGTCGGCGAGATGAGCACGTCGACGCGCTGGTAGGCCTCGTCGAGGTCGCGGGCGATCAACGTGCGCACCTTCTGCGCCTGGTTGTAGTAGGCGTCGTAGTACCCCGCCGACAGCGCGTAGGTGCCGATCATGATGCGGCGCTTGACTTCTGGGCCGAAGCCGGCGGCGCGGGTCAACGCCATGACCTCCTCGGCGCTGTGGGTGCCGTCGTCGCCGACCCGCACCCCGTACCGCATGCCGTCGAAGCGCGCGAGGTTCGACGACACCTCCGAGGGCAGGATCAGGTAGTAGGACGACAGCGAGTAGTCGAGGTGCGGGCAGTCCACCTCGGTCACCTCGGCACCCAGCTCGGTCAGCTGACTCACCGCGGCGTTGAACGACTCCAGCACCCCGGGCTGATAGCCGTCGCCGCGCAGCTGGCGCACCACGCCGATCCGCACGCCCTTGAGGTCACCGCTCGCGCCGGCGCGCGCCGCGCCCACCACGTCGGGGATCTCGACGTCGAGGGACGTGGAGTCGCGCCGGTCGTGCCCGGCGATCAGCTGATGCAGGAGCGCGGTGTCGAGGACGGTGCGCGCGC comes from Mycolicibacterium pulveris and encodes:
- a CDS encoding NAD(P)-dependent oxidoreductase, with translation MHIAIFGANGPTGRLVTQRVLEAGHSAVAVTRRPRDFPLTDDRLTVARADAKDATAVNDVVAGTDAVLSSLGVPFSLRPIDTYSAGVENIVAAMHANKVRRLVVVSSTGGHHYPDRVDPPFALRIVEPIITRTIGKSTYDDQRRMENIVTGSGLDWTVVRPSGLFDLPATTSYVAGEVNPVGAFTARIDLADYMTRLAADTATAEKTVVVSTTEQVPSMWQMMRREATTVA
- a CDS encoding MarR family winged helix-turn-helix transcriptional regulator, with protein sequence MDERSMGIGALHERIPFLLSQLGVYLAEDFVRRLQPFGVEPRTYAVLKALSADDGQSQRQLSAQLDIHRNVMVTVVDRMEGQGLVKRMPHPSDRRAFAVTLTDKARQLLPELDAVGRAQEDEITATLTAAERTNVLHLLQRMSAAAGLIPGVHPKLG
- a CDS encoding ATP-dependent 6-phosphofructokinase — translated: MRIGVLTGGGDCPGLNAVIRAVVRTCDVRYGSSVVGFQDGWRGLLENRRVQLANDDRNDRLLAKGGTILGTARVHPEKLRAGLDQIKQTLDDNGIDVLIPIGGEGTLTAAHWLSEENVPVVGVPKTIDNDIDCTDVTFGHDTALGVASEAIDRLHSTAESHQRVMLVEVMGRHAGWIALNAGLASGAHMTLIPEQPFDVEEVCRLIKARFVRGDSHFICVVAEGAKPAEGTMQLREGGLDEFGHERFTGVAQQLGVEVEKRINKEVRVTVLGHVQRGGTPTPFDRVLATRFGVNAADAAHAGEYGMMVSLRGQEIGRVPLADATRQLKLVPQSRYDDAAEFFG
- the gatA gene encoding Asp-tRNA(Asn)/Glu-tRNA(Gln) amidotransferase subunit GatA, with the translated sequence MNDLIRLDAAMLADKIARKEVSSAEVTKACLDQIAATDERYHAFLHVAENRALAAAARVDAAVAAGEDLPSPLAGVPVALKDVFTTTDMPTTCGSKILQGWQSPYDATVTVRLRAAGIPILGKTNMDEFAMGSSTENSAYGPTRNPWNVERVPGGSGGGSAAALAAFQAPLAIGTDTGGSIRQPAALTATVGVKPTYGTVSRYGLVACASSLDQGGPCARTVLDTALLHQLIAGHDRRDSTSLDVEIPDVVGAARAGASGDLKGVRIGVVRQLRGDGYQPGVLESFNAAVSQLTELGAEVTEVDCPHLDYSLSSYYLILPSEVSSNLARFDGMRYGVRVGDDGTHSAEEVMALTRAAGFGPEVKRRIMIGTYALSAGYYDAYYNQAQKVRTLIARDLDEAYQRVDVLISPTTPTTAFGLGEKVDDPLAMYLFDLCTLPLNLAGHCGMSVPSGLSSDDNLPVGLQIMAPALADDRIYRVGAAYEAARGPLPSAM